Part of the Zingiber officinale cultivar Zhangliang chromosome 6A, Zo_v1.1, whole genome shotgun sequence genome, ATTGATGCTGCAAAGGTTGGAaaccgccaacccagcggccccctcaacccggctccacaagtatgagagggagtaaatcacggtgaatacgggcccagctatgacatggcggtctcaggtgtttagcacggacagatattgatgttatcgcatttgctgccgcagaccctcgACCTCTTGACTCATGCTGTAAGaatccatgtcataaccagttgatcccgcccgtggggaCTTACCCTGATTCTATTGAGCGAGTACACAACAGAGAGAAAGAGAATGAAGGGAAACAAAGTGGATGAACTATTCTTTCACTCTACTCATGGCCTCCTTGATATAAAGAAGCTCAACCTTTGGATATAGTAAATAGCCGAATAAAAGTGCGATTATGGATTACATGATCTCAAATAAATATTAACCCAACCAGTCCAAAATTTGAATCGTATAAGTCATGCTCGTAACATGATTCAGTACAATTGGATTTGCATCTTCTGCACATCCACGAGTAAAAGAGAGACTtcccactatatatatatatatacacgcacAACAGAATTCACTCCATCCACCTCTTTATTTTCATTCATAGTTTCAACAAAAAACACATTTATGATCTCCTCAGTGAGATGCAATAATTGAAACAAACAGGGGGAATAATATATGAACCAAGCCGGTTTCCTTCGCTGCATGCTGCGAGACGCAAGAAACAGGACTATCCATTATTACTGAAGAGGGTGGTCATAACGGAGATGAGAAGTGTGCTCGGATCTCCGAAGACGGCGGCCATCACGAATCCGATGGCAGTCTTCACGATCTTCGCCATGTTTTCAAATTTACTTGCCTTTCTGCTTCTTTTACCAGCAACCGAAAATTTATTCGCCAGCTTCTCAATCTCCTGCCCTCTGCCCTCCTCCACAGCCTCAATCGCCTCTTTCTTCATGCAGGCCACATGGAAGTGGTACTTCCCGCACTCCGACACGTACGTCCAGCTGCTGGCCTTCCTGTTCAGCGTCTTCTTGCCACAGACGAAGCACTCAGACCGCTCCCTGCGGTGGAGAGTCAACAGCATGCTTCCGTCTCCTTCCTCTGCTTCGACGAGCTTGCGATGCTTGAGGTTGGCGCAGCAGGGGTGCAAGTCCCAGCCTTGCTTGAAGCAGTGGTAGACGTAGCCGTTAACGTCCCCGCCGCAGGCGTCGCACCGGCGGTTGGGTTTACTCGCCTCGAGGAAGTGGAAGGTGCAGTCGGGGAAGAAAGGATGCGTGAGGATTTCCCCGGGGTTTGCGCAGTCCTTGTGGAGAACATGGCCGCACCGCTCGACGCAGGCGTATCGAGCGCCGAGACCCATCTCGCAGCACCTGTAACACCAGAAAGGCTCTATTTCGTCGGCCAATAGCAGCAGGTCGTGGTGGTGATGGCGATCACGGAGTAGCCGAGCCATGATGATCCAAAATCCAAATGGCTGAGTGTTGGAAATAAATCGACGATAGAACTTCTTATTGTGCCCCCGCTGAAGTTGAGATTTAAAGATGTATATATAATGAACCAAACAACCCAAATATACACCCTTTCATGAACAGGCATATGAATGAAGCAACCTTTGGGAAAGGTCGTGGACTTTCAAAATATACAGATGTTCACATTTAAGTATTGTACTCGTTCAAAATTTAAGTTTTGCCTCCACTTAGCCACCAATCAAATACAACTTTTTTACCTATCAAATTTCTCGTTCCTTTTACACGTGGACTAATTAAATATATATCACTAATTATTTTCAACACAAAGATCTAGGAATTATAACGGTGGTTTCTTAGCGCTGAAGCACCTCTTAGATATGCTCTTACTTGCGACTAATGAGTGACGCTGGATCATAGTTGGTAGAATCATAATTTTACGTAGAATTGATTTACGGTAAAGGTTGGATCGGTTGGAATTGGATCTTAAAATGATAAGATCCTATCAAAAATCCTTAAAATCTTATTatacataattaataattaaaaatatacttaattaattttacatACATATACAATTATTTACATTCAACACCTCATGTTAAATTACTACACGTACATATTTCAATTAACTAGTAATTTAACTACTATTCTCGcacagtaataatatttatattttttatatcataaaatgaaagaatataaaatttctattaacgcAATAATAATAACATCttcaacttcaaaaatatttccttggtttataaGATAATCCAATTTAAAGGCCAACAAAGCATCTAATGTACATAATAGAAGCTATcgaatcctttgattcaaatataaacgtcaaaaataatcttttaaaatataGTTGATGTTACATAATATTAGataatagacatccaaaaatttattattttagggaaaagaaatgatagaatattattaataaaaaactaactcaaaaataattaaacatatatttaaataatttaaaatgaaaaaaaaataataaaaaaagataaaattttatgggCCTCCTAAAatgatttaaataatattttttgggtttgaaaTAGGATAGTTaagaataaattttgaaatttattaaagctaTCTGAGCgaactttgatttgatatattatagatcACGTTATtcaatctgagtcaaaagttatcaCCTCTCAAAATTTTCAGCGATCCTGTTCCAATTCTGTTCCGACCCTACTAATTCTATTTTGATTTTGTTCGCACATCGATCCTATTACGATTCtactgtaaaaattaattttacaccATCTTAAATTAATTTGTGCTTCTAAATCATAGGATTATACGTTGTTAGGATTCATGATTGTGATTTTACAAACACGGCTTGGACATCGATCTCTCTCTCACGCTTATATAATTTCGATGGAGGTAACGTTACCTCCTTCACTTAACAAACAAACGTCGTCCCGATAATTAAGCAACTGTCCCGTACCCCTAGCATGCATTACTCTGACCAGAAGAAAAGGGCAAAAATTGAGaggattttcttttttttttaatagaatcGTTAAATAtcgttcttttattattattattattattattattattattattattaaaatggaGCCATAGGATATTCTTTTTATGTAAATTGTTTCCTCATGTATTCGCCAAAATAAAATTAAGCTCATATGGCTTATATATATGACCGTATATCACTCATGATCCTACCTGAAATTGAAAAAATAATGCGTTAAGTAGGTGATTTTTCTATTGACCATAAAAAAGACTCTTGCCGGGGATGACACTAAGCTATTCTTTTTTGCACACCACAAAGAGaggaaatgaaaatattagaacTAGAATCAGAAAGAGATCCTTAACGTAAGTAatttgacgctcaagttagaaccgtgaaaaaatagagaagaaataAACAGTAGAACAGCAGTACTAATATGTGTGTGCATGTATAGTATAGTGTATCAGGCCAACAGAGAGAACCTCTTTTTATACTGATCCTTGTAACCTTTATAATAATGAGGTGTCAGAAAATATCTGATGTCAAAATATGTCGAGTAAAGAAAGATGTACAGTCACTCTCAGAGGAAGGTTCCATTGTGTGATGTCAGGG contains:
- the LOC121995268 gene encoding uncharacterized protein LOC121995268, producing MARLLRDRHHHHDLLLLADEIEPFWCYRCCEMGLGARYACVERCGHVLHKDCANPGEILTHPFFPDCTFHFLEASKPNRRCDACGGDVNGYVYHCFKQGWDLHPCCANLKHRKLVEAEEGDGSMLLTLHRRERSECFVCGKKTLNRKASSWTYVSECGKYHFHVACMKKEAIEAVEEGRGQEIEKLANKFSVAGKRSRKASKFENMAKIVKTAIGFVMAAVFGDPSTLLISVMTTLFSNNG